GCGTACCCTGGGGAGCGCCCGATTTTTGACGGCACAAATCTCCCTATCGGTCAAGCCTGCAGGAACAAGGGAAACATCGACAGCGTCATGACAACGTCTCCCATTGTGGTGGCGGCAAAATACTTGCATCTAAAGGGTTTTGAAGTCCGCAACACTCCCATGAAATGCAATTCCAATTCCGGAATTTTCCTTTACGCCAGTAAGCATATCATTCTTGAACAAATCGACAGCCATCATAATGCGGGCCCGGGAATTTTCATTCATGACGGAGCCTCTGGAGGCGGTGGCCATCTTGTGTTGAACTGCGACGCCCACGACAATTACGACCCCACGGGCTGGCAGGGCGATGGCGAAAATGCCGATGGCTTTGGCGTACATTATCAGTACGATGGCGATACTACAAGATTTGTGGGATGCCGTTCCTGGTGGAACAGCGACGACGGCTATGACGTTCTTGCGCAGGAATTCCCTGTCATTGTAGAAAACAGTTATGCCATGGGCAATGGTTATATCAAGTATGGAACCGCAACGCCTCCGGGAGTAAATGGTCACGGATTCAAGATGGGTTACAGTCGTACAGGTGCCGGCCATCATATCATCAGGAATTGTGTGGCCTGGAATAACGTAGCTAACGGTTTTTATTCCAATTATACCAATGCTGGCAGCACTTGGATCAACAACACCGCTTATAAAAATGGAGACCGCTCATTCGGCATGGCCTCCACTACTTATGATGCGGATTTGAATCGCACGGCAGATGTGATGCCCTTGTTTGGCGACAACGCCCACGTGCTGAAGAACAACATTGCCATCCCGAATAAGAATTCCCAGATTGGATCTTGCTGGATGAAGGATGCAACTCACGATGTGTATGTGGATTGTCCTACTGGCGAAAACAACACCTGGAACTTGAAACTGGATTTGACAGAAGATGACTTCATGAGTCTCGACGATCCCAGCTTGACGGTAACGGGCGAGGACCTTTCCAAGATTCCTGGAATTTTGGGCCCGCGAAATCCTGATGGTAGTGTTCCCGATTTGGACTTCTTGAAATTGAAGGAGGGGAGCCGCGCCATCGACAAGGGCGAAAACATTGGCCAGTCTTTTGTAGGGGAGGCTCCGGACCTGGGCGCTTATGAATTCGGAATAATCAAGTCCAGCAGTTCTGTTGCATCTAGTAATTCCGTCGCGGAATCCAGCAGCTCCGACGGCACGACTTCCATCAACACGAACGTCGCAACATTCAAGGTGATCTCTGGCGAAGCAACCGTATTCGACTTGCAAGGCCGCTACCTGGGAAAAATGCAATTGGAAAAAATCAAAACTCCCGGCATCTACCTCATCCGCCAGGGAAACCTCCTGCAGAAAGTCCACGTGAAGTAGATGCGAAGATAGTATTTTCTTTAAAGAATTCGCACTCCTCGTCATTGCATAAATGGGCGAGGGGGAGTTTCATGTTCACGTGAAAAACGTGGGAGATTTCCTTAGTTTCGGCGTTACCGTAGGACTTAAAGACGTGGGGGAGGTTCAG
This genomic window from Fibrobacter sp. UWH6 contains:
- a CDS encoding right-handed parallel beta-helix repeat-containing protein, which gives rise to MDKKFFFSLGFALLAAQAFGATYYVAVGGNDNAVGSKEKPFASLNKANDVVKAGDTVWVRGGVYDLNDTVYYKRYEMTAGILLTASGESDDKRIYYFAYPGERPIFDGTNLPIGQACRNKGNIDSVMTTSPIVVAAKYLHLKGFEVRNTPMKCNSNSGIFLYASKHIILEQIDSHHNAGPGIFIHDGASGGGGHLVLNCDAHDNYDPTGWQGDGENADGFGVHYQYDGDTTRFVGCRSWWNSDDGYDVLAQEFPVIVENSYAMGNGYIKYGTATPPGVNGHGFKMGYSRTGAGHHIIRNCVAWNNVANGFYSNYTNAGSTWINNTAYKNGDRSFGMASTTYDADLNRTADVMPLFGDNAHVLKNNIAIPNKNSQIGSCWMKDATHDVYVDCPTGENNTWNLKLDLTEDDFMSLDDPSLTVTGEDLSKIPGILGPRNPDGSVPDLDFLKLKEGSRAIDKGENIGQSFVGEAPDLGAYEFGIIKSSSSVASSNSVAESSSSDGTTSINTNVATFKVISGEATVFDLQGRYLGKMQLEKIKTPGIYLIRQGNLLQKVHVK